CTGAAATTGAGAAAGTAGTTCAGTTTTCGGGACGGGGAGATATCCTGTTTACCGTCGGTGATGTGACTCAACAAGAAGACGGCATCGTATTTATGGACTCGACTGTGTTTGATGTGTTTAGTTGGGAATTGATAGCAGGTGATTCCAAAACTGCCTTGGTAGCTCCATATAGTGTGGTATTGGATGAATCCACCGCTAGGAAATACTTTGGTGACGATAATGCCCTGGGCAAAACATTAAGAGGAAGCGAAGTATCAGGAAGATCAGCCGAAGGAGATTATACCGTGACAGGTATAATGAAAGATTTACCTTCAAATTCACATCTTCGGTTCAATACCCTTTTGTCCAGATCTACCAATATCCAGTACAGACCTGGTGTTTTTGATTCTTGGGGTTATGTGGACAGCTACACCTATTTTTTAGTGAATGACCAATTTGATCAAGCATCTTTCGAAGCAAGATTACCAGAATTTATAGAAAGAAGGGCAGGGGACGGACGAGGAGAAAATTATGTAATAGGTATTGAATCTCTGAATGATGTCTATCTCCGGTCAGAAGTGCAAAGGCAACCTGGAGATACAGGTTCTTTATCCAACATTTATGTCTTTTCGATAATAGGCTTGTTTATTTTATTTATTGCGATCATCAATTTCATGAATCTTTCAACCGCACGGTCCATGGAACGGGCAAAAGAAGTGGGGATCCGAAAATCAATCGGGGCAGATAAAAACAGTTTGATGATTCAGTTTTTGGGTGAATCGCTGATCATTGTACTGCTATCGGCAATTGTGGCGGTGATTTTTATTTCAATGGCCATGCCTTTGATGAATAATCTGACGGGAAAAGAATTGGAAGTGTATAGGATCCTCAACTGGCAAACCATACCTTTCATTTTGGGAATTATCATAATTGTTGGTCTTTTGGCAGGTTCTTATCCGGCTTTGATCCTATCGAGCTTCCGTCCTGTGATGATTCTAAAAGGAATCAACAAATCTGACGCACGTGGTGTAAATCTTCGAAAAGGTTTGGTGGTTTTTCAGTTCAGCCTTTCCATTGCACTCATAGCTGGCACAATCATCGTTTATGGTCAGATGAGTCACTTGCTGGATAAGGACATGGGTTTTGATAAAGAACACATGGTGGTGGTAGATTATAATTATGACGAGAAAGTCAATGATGTTTCCTCTTCATTGGAAAATGAGTTGGAGAATCGTCCTGATGTTCTTTCAGTAGCTTTTTCCAGAAGTGTGCCAGGAAGCCACTTCCCCAATGCCTTCACTACCATAGAAACTCCTGAAGGAGAAATGAAGGGCGATGGGCAGGCGATTTTTCAGGTTGGATTGGACTTCATTGATCATTATAATTTGGAACTG
This window of the Aquiflexum balticum DSM 16537 genome carries:
- a CDS encoding ABC transporter permease, producing the protein MLLNYITIAWRNLLKKKVYSFINIVGLGTGMACCVLIFMFVQDEISFDQFNVKKERVYRIIHGTAQEGTNPDYSSFWVWGNAPIGPALQFEFPEIEKVVQFSGRGDILFTVGDVTQQEDGIVFMDSTVFDVFSWELIAGDSKTALVAPYSVVLDESTARKYFGDDNALGKTLRGSEVSGRSAEGDYTVTGIMKDLPSNSHLRFNTLLSRSTNIQYRPGVFDSWGYVDSYTYFLVNDQFDQASFEARLPEFIERRAGDGRGENYVIGIESLNDVYLRSEVQRQPGDTGSLSNIYVFSIIGLFILFIAIINFMNLSTARSMERAKEVGIRKSIGADKNSLMIQFLGESLIIVLLSAIVAVIFISMAMPLMNNLTGKELEVYRILNWQTIPFILGIIIIVGLLAGSYPALILSSFRPVMILKGINKSDARGVNLRKGLVVFQFSLSIALIAGTIIVYGQMSHLLDKDMGFDKEHMVVVDYNYDEKVNDVSSSLENELENRPDVLSVAFSRSVPGSHFPNAFTTIETPEGEMKGDGQAIFQVGLDFIDHYNLELIAGRSYSRDYSSDSTAALVLNEAAARQYGYVNPADIVGKKFDQWGRAGTVIGVVKDFNFISLHNTVEPLTLPFEAYASRYMSLKVDGENLPSTLSQIESKWKELVPHRPFIYSFLDEDFNRQYESDFRFRQIFTTFSVLAILIACLGLLGLATYTAEQRTKEIGIRKVLGAEVSSIVALLSRDFIKLVLVAIILAIPVTWYAMNSWLEGFAYRIEIEWWVYLLAGSGAVIVALATISSQAIKAALMNPVKSLKSE